One genomic segment of Bifidobacterium breve DSM 20213 = JCM 1192 includes these proteins:
- the gltX gene encoding glutamate--tRNA ligase, which yields MTDAANTKPELPANVRVRFCPSPTGTPHVGMIRTALFNWAEARATGGTLIFRIEDTDAVRDSEESYNQILESLRWLGIDWDEGIDVGGPHGPYRQSERTDIYKDVAAKLLEAGYAYESFSTPEEIKERNLAAGRPAEFGYDGYDRTLTDEQKEAFRAEGRKPALRLRMPDEDIAFDDLIRGTIEFKAGSVPDYVIVRPNGDPLYTLTNPVDDAMMEINVVLRGEDLLSSTPRQIVLYRYLMELGIAKEMPLFGHMPYVMGQGNKKLSKRDPESNLFNHRDNGFIREGLLNYLALLGWSIAPDRDVFSMDEMIAKFDVRDVKANPARFDIDKAISINAEHIRMLEPEDFLRRSVPYLHRDGVVSADNWDALTAREQEILTAAAPLVQPRVRLLGEVAGMVGSLLSTEEYLEPADDAKKQLKDSAGEVLDAAIAALEGVDEADWKTDSLHELLNKTLVEDGGYKPRLAFGPVRVAMSGRRVSPPLFESMEIVGKPLTIARLKGLRAHL from the coding sequence ATGACTGATGCTGCAAACACCAAACCCGAACTGCCCGCGAACGTTCGCGTCCGCTTCTGCCCCTCGCCGACCGGAACCCCGCATGTCGGCATGATTCGTACCGCCCTGTTCAACTGGGCGGAAGCTCGCGCCACCGGCGGCACGCTGATCTTCCGTATCGAAGACACCGACGCCGTGCGCGACTCCGAAGAAAGCTATAACCAGATTCTCGAATCCCTGCGTTGGCTGGGCATCGACTGGGACGAAGGCATCGACGTGGGTGGCCCTCATGGCCCGTACCGCCAGTCCGAACGCACCGACATCTACAAGGATGTTGCCGCCAAGCTGCTCGAAGCCGGCTACGCCTACGAGTCCTTCTCCACCCCCGAGGAGATCAAGGAACGCAATCTCGCCGCGGGCCGTCCCGCCGAGTTCGGCTACGACGGCTACGACCGTACGTTGACCGACGAGCAGAAGGAGGCTTTCCGTGCGGAAGGCCGCAAGCCTGCACTGCGTTTGCGCATGCCCGATGAAGACATCGCCTTCGACGATCTGATTCGTGGCACCATCGAGTTCAAGGCCGGCTCCGTGCCGGACTACGTGATCGTGCGCCCGAACGGCGACCCCCTGTACACGCTGACCAACCCGGTCGACGACGCGATGATGGAAATCAACGTCGTGCTGCGTGGAGAGGACCTCCTGAGCTCCACCCCGCGCCAGATCGTGCTGTACCGTTACCTGATGGAACTTGGCATCGCCAAAGAAATGCCGCTGTTCGGCCACATGCCGTACGTGATGGGCCAGGGCAACAAGAAGCTCTCCAAGCGCGATCCGGAATCCAACCTGTTCAACCACCGCGACAACGGCTTCATCCGCGAGGGCCTGCTCAACTACTTGGCCCTGCTCGGCTGGTCGATTGCGCCGGATCGCGACGTGTTCTCCATGGATGAGATGATCGCCAAGTTCGACGTGCGCGACGTGAAGGCCAACCCGGCTCGCTTCGACATCGACAAGGCCATCTCCATCAACGCTGAGCACATCCGCATGCTTGAGCCCGAGGACTTCCTGCGCCGCTCTGTGCCGTACCTGCACCGTGATGGTGTGGTTTCCGCGGATAACTGGGACGCGCTGACTGCCCGCGAGCAAGAGATTCTGACCGCCGCTGCTCCGCTGGTTCAGCCGCGCGTGCGTCTGCTGGGCGAGGTCGCTGGTATGGTCGGCTCCCTGCTGTCCACCGAGGAATATCTGGAGCCTGCGGATGACGCCAAGAAGCAGCTCAAGGATTCCGCCGGAGAAGTGCTGGACGCCGCCATCGCCGCGCTGGAAGGTGTGGATGAGGCCGATTGGAAGACCGATTCCCTGCACGAGCTGCTCAACAAGACGCTGGTTGAGGACGGCGGATACAAGCCGCGCCTGGCCTTCGGCCCGGTCCGTGTGGCCATGTCCGGCCGCCGAGTCTCCCCGCCGCTTTTCGAGTCCATGGAGATCGTCGGCAAGCCGCTGACCATCGCCCGCCTGAAGGGCCTGCGCGCGCATCTGTGA
- a CDS encoding iron transporter: MMKNKKLAALLGVLLAGSMAVSMAACGSSNNASDTKASTSSSDTAKKDDSAKADAPSDTAGFEEVPVGPSGTAEEQDKPAGPLTVGAVYFQPIDMEPASSGLKAADASFHLEADIHASQEGTDYGYGKGDFVPDLTVNYTIIDKSTGKEVEGGKATSGTFMQMNASDGPHYGANVKLDKAGTYQLKLSIESPAAKGWMLHVDPETGVKNHQFWTEPIEVTFDNWDYTPRQW, translated from the coding sequence ATGATGAAGAACAAGAAGCTTGCCGCTCTGCTCGGCGTGCTGCTCGCCGGCTCCATGGCTGTTTCGATGGCTGCTTGCGGTTCGTCCAACAACGCCTCCGACACCAAGGCGTCTACCAGCTCCTCCGACACCGCCAAGAAGGACGATTCAGCCAAGGCTGATGCCCCGAGCGATACCGCTGGCTTTGAAGAGGTCCCGGTTGGTCCTTCCGGCACCGCTGAGGAGCAGGATAAGCCTGCCGGCCCGCTGACCGTGGGCGCTGTCTACTTCCAGCCGATCGACATGGAGCCCGCCTCCTCCGGTCTGAAGGCCGCCGATGCGAGCTTCCACCTGGAAGCCGACATCCACGCCTCCCAGGAAGGCACCGACTACGGCTACGGCAAGGGCGACTTCGTTCCTGACCTGACCGTGAACTACACCATCATCGACAAGTCCACCGGCAAGGAGGTCGAGGGCGGCAAGGCCACCTCCGGTACCTTCATGCAGATGAACGCCTCCGACGGCCCGCACTACGGCGCCAACGTCAAGCTCGACAAGGCTGGCACCTACCAGCTCAAGCTCTCCATCGAGTCCCCGGCCGCCAAGGGCTGGATGCTGCACGTCGACCCGGAGACCGGTGTGAAGAACCACCAGTTCTGGACCGAGCCGATCGAGGTCACCTTCGACAACTGGGACTACACCCCGCGTCAGTGGTGA
- a CDS encoding ABC transporter permease, with amino-acid sequence MTNTGMFFRMLFSAVFRRRSRAMMAVVASLVGAATLFCLAMICIAVPQQMNEEMRAYGANLIVTPTESTGDKAGIDESMVQHTTEMVKAKGSAKYATYRYENVRVNASPYVMAGVDAAQVKNLNHHWVVDGKWPSSGKVLVGRDIADAIGLKVGSAITIGYRASDNASSTGTSASSNEGTGSANDETSSSSSQNSSNDMQGMDMSGDMAGMDMSGSSSSDQSSSSQTSNGQSGQSPSDQPTQDGRVSSDIMDTSGTEFRVAGIVDTGGSEDSIIYATNADVNKLTGVTRGVDVIEYSAGTSDLAGLVSSINEMTSMHVKAQKVTKITASDTRIITMLQTLFWVVSLVVLVLTLVGVGTTISSIVSQRRNEIGLRKALGASSRAIGIEFYVESAFYGLIGGLIGTAIGYGLASWLCVAVFERSIGFNWWLALISVVFSALVAVVASIPPVHRATRIDPAVVLREE; translated from the coding sequence ATGACTAACACCGGCATGTTCTTCAGGATGCTGTTCAGCGCCGTGTTCCGCCGTCGTTCGCGCGCGATGATGGCGGTAGTGGCGTCTCTGGTCGGCGCGGCCACACTGTTCTGCTTGGCGATGATTTGCATCGCCGTGCCGCAGCAGATGAATGAGGAGATGCGTGCGTATGGCGCAAATCTGATTGTCACGCCTACCGAATCCACTGGGGATAAGGCCGGCATAGATGAGTCGATGGTCCAGCACACCACTGAAATGGTCAAAGCCAAGGGTTCTGCGAAATACGCCACCTATCGCTACGAAAACGTGCGTGTGAACGCGTCTCCGTATGTGATGGCCGGTGTCGATGCGGCGCAGGTAAAGAACCTCAATCATCACTGGGTGGTCGACGGTAAGTGGCCGTCCTCCGGCAAGGTGCTGGTCGGCCGTGACATCGCCGATGCTATCGGTCTCAAGGTGGGCTCCGCCATCACTATCGGTTACCGTGCGTCCGATAATGCCAGCTCTACTGGTACTTCGGCCTCCTCTAACGAGGGGACCGGCTCGGCGAATGACGAGACCTCCTCAAGCAGCTCCCAAAACTCGTCCAACGACATGCAAGGCATGGATATGTCTGGCGACATGGCTGGTATGGATATGTCAGGCTCGTCATCCTCGGACCAGTCGTCCTCAAGCCAAACCTCTAATGGCCAATCAGGCCAATCCCCATCCGATCAGCCAACTCAAGACGGCCGCGTCTCCAGCGACATCATGGATACCTCCGGCACCGAATTCCGTGTGGCCGGCATCGTGGACACCGGCGGCAGCGAGGATTCGATCATCTACGCCACCAACGCCGACGTCAACAAGCTCACCGGCGTGACGCGCGGCGTGGACGTTATTGAATATTCGGCCGGAACCAGCGACCTCGCAGGGCTGGTTTCCAGTATCAATGAGATGACTTCCATGCACGTCAAGGCGCAGAAGGTCACTAAGATCACCGCCTCTGACACCCGCATCATCACCATGTTGCAGACGCTGTTCTGGGTCGTCTCGCTCGTGGTGCTGGTGCTTACGCTCGTCGGCGTTGGCACCACAATCAGCTCGATCGTCTCGCAGCGACGCAACGAAATCGGCCTGCGTAAGGCCCTCGGTGCCAGCTCACGCGCAATCGGCATTGAGTTTTATGTCGAATCGGCGTTTTACGGCCTCATCGGTGGTCTGATTGGCACTGCAATCGGCTACGGCCTCGCCAGCTGGCTGTGCGTGGCGGTGTTCGAGCGCTCCATCGGATTCAACTGGTGGCTGGCGCTGATTTCCGTGGTGTTCAGCGCGTTGGTCGCCGTAGTCGCCTCCATCCCGCCCGTCCACCGCGCCACCCGTATTGACCCTGCCGTTGTGCTTCGCGAAGAATAA
- a CDS encoding DUF805 domain-containing protein, whose protein sequence is MTDPNNGAPAPQYPASNGTPDTNNPAEPNTVAPQYGAPAPAYGQLSGNPYEQPAYGQEQPTQPNPAYSQPYGQPAGAQSAPAYGQPAYGQPNGNPYGQPDGAYGQVPPTYNAYPAPAAATGTNAVPLNKPYYGCSFQEAFLRFWKKYVVFRGRASRSEFWWWMLASFAIQVVLSTLVDASNDHLSFLSSLWSLAILVPSIALSVRRLHDINKPGWWLAIFYGAVFAGAILMIVGGGAALFGVLRVWGSPSDSGYYATAAAGSLGILFIGAIIAAAAGIVYIVFMTLPSKPEGARFDDDFAAAVPYGAPNGYAQAAPGYGDPNAAPYGQAAPTAPAYNPYAQQTARPVPGHDPYAQSTAPAAPTAYGQPAPTAPDYSQPATPATYTQPTAAQTPDYGQPAAPASNYGQPATPAPTAEPAVAPDDSTIPASDNEDDGQKPWQGQ, encoded by the coding sequence ATGACCGATCCCAACAATGGTGCGCCCGCGCCGCAGTATCCTGCGTCCAACGGCACGCCTGACACCAATAATCCAGCCGAGCCGAATACCGTGGCGCCGCAGTACGGAGCTCCCGCACCCGCATATGGACAGCTCTCCGGCAACCCTTACGAACAGCCCGCATATGGACAGGAGCAGCCGACGCAACCCAACCCGGCATACAGCCAGCCTTACGGCCAACCAGCCGGCGCGCAATCGGCTCCCGCCTACGGCCAGCCTGCGTATGGCCAGCCCAATGGCAATCCCTACGGTCAGCCCGATGGCGCATACGGCCAAGTGCCGCCCACCTACAACGCTTACCCCGCGCCCGCAGCCGCCACAGGCACCAACGCGGTTCCGCTGAACAAGCCCTACTACGGATGCTCCTTCCAGGAGGCATTCCTGCGTTTTTGGAAGAAGTACGTGGTGTTCAGGGGCCGCGCATCCCGCAGCGAATTCTGGTGGTGGATGCTGGCCAGCTTTGCCATTCAAGTCGTGCTGTCAACCCTCGTGGATGCCTCCAATGACCACCTGTCATTCCTCTCTTCGCTGTGGAGCCTGGCCATACTCGTCCCGAGCATCGCACTATCCGTTCGCCGTCTCCACGACATCAACAAGCCCGGCTGGTGGCTTGCCATCTTCTATGGAGCCGTGTTTGCTGGCGCAATCCTCATGATTGTTGGCGGCGGCGCTGCACTCTTCGGCGTCCTCAGAGTCTGGGGAAGCCCCTCTGACAGCGGCTACTATGCCACAGCCGCAGCGGGTAGCCTTGGCATCCTGTTCATCGGCGCGATAATCGCGGCCGCAGCGGGCATTGTCTACATTGTGTTCATGACGCTACCCAGCAAGCCGGAAGGCGCGCGTTTTGACGACGATTTCGCCGCAGCCGTCCCTTATGGCGCTCCGAACGGCTACGCTCAGGCCGCGCCGGGCTATGGCGACCCGAATGCCGCGCCTTACGGGCAGGCCGCACCGACCGCACCGGCTTATAATCCGTATGCCCAGCAGACTGCTCGGCCTGTACCGGGCCACGACCCGTACGCGCAGTCGACTGCACCGGCCGCACCTACCGCTTACGGTCAGCCGGCTCCCACTGCGCCCGACTACAGCCAGCCCGCGACACCTGCCACCTACACGCAGCCCACTGCCGCACAAACCCCTGACTATGGTCAGCCGGCGGCTCCCGCTTCTAACTACGGACAGCCCGCCACGCCAGCTCCTACCGCCGAGCCGGCTGTCGCACCGGATGATTCAACCATCCCGGCTTCCGACAACGAGGACGACGGCCAGAAGCCGTGGCAAGGTCAGTGA
- a CDS encoding DUF2318 domain-containing protein yields the protein MLEQFVAVMPGTLAPALLVMCLSVMLAVGEGRDKPASAHWRLIGLIVGLIAAIVFASLRASAVINQRTFVNYPVLWCAIIADILAIIVVVFARRITTNWQRHKAIMHIANAIAAIDIALTLFYALPDVILQLTIWVEPGDPIFTSDMLLRALGFALGLAMSIIVAAIFRTLRSTAVRASFTAAVLAVMVILFIQHLTGVMQILQARGFPMGHTAFVALAWSINHNSWMIMAQAFVFLIPAVASVVAGFRMPLTGANEAIGRKHKAFRRRAVASAVWSLVAMIGVTLTLTVGVAATQQTITLSPPEAYSLKDGVATIPFSQVEDGHLHRFEYKAKDGTVMRFIIIKKNGGAYGIGLDACENCGDAGYYEKDGKIICKKCEVAINLATIGFKGGCNPIPFPYKTGNGKITIQTTDLDALSAHFQ from the coding sequence ATGCTTGAACAATTCGTGGCAGTGATGCCGGGAACATTGGCCCCCGCATTACTGGTGATGTGCCTGAGCGTGATGCTCGCGGTCGGCGAAGGGCGAGACAAGCCCGCCAGCGCGCATTGGCGTCTCATCGGCTTGATCGTTGGCCTGATCGCCGCCATCGTGTTCGCGAGCCTGCGCGCCTCGGCCGTGATCAACCAGCGCACATTCGTCAACTATCCGGTGCTGTGGTGCGCGATCATTGCCGACATCCTCGCCATCATCGTCGTAGTGTTCGCACGTCGCATCACCACCAATTGGCAGCGGCACAAGGCCATCATGCACATCGCGAACGCCATCGCCGCCATCGACATCGCGCTCACCCTGTTCTACGCACTGCCGGACGTTATTCTGCAGCTGACCATCTGGGTGGAGCCCGGCGATCCGATCTTCACCTCCGACATGCTGTTGCGCGCGCTCGGCTTCGCGCTGGGCCTGGCCATGTCGATTATCGTGGCCGCCATCTTCCGCACGCTGCGCTCCACCGCAGTGCGCGCCTCGTTCACCGCCGCGGTCCTCGCGGTGATGGTGATTCTCTTCATCCAGCACCTGACCGGTGTCATGCAGATTCTGCAGGCGCGCGGTTTCCCGATGGGCCACACGGCCTTTGTGGCCCTCGCATGGTCGATCAACCACAACAGCTGGATGATCATGGCGCAGGCATTCGTGTTCCTGATTCCGGCCGTTGCCTCCGTGGTGGCCGGCTTCCGCATGCCGCTGACCGGTGCGAACGAAGCCATCGGACGCAAACACAAGGCATTCCGCCGCCGTGCCGTGGCCTCCGCCGTATGGAGCCTCGTGGCGATGATTGGTGTCACGCTGACCCTCACCGTCGGCGTCGCCGCAACCCAGCAGACCATCACCCTTTCGCCACCGGAGGCCTACTCACTCAAGGACGGCGTGGCCACCATCCCATTCAGCCAAGTTGAGGACGGCCATCTGCACCGCTTTGAATACAAGGCCAAGGACGGCACCGTCATGCGCTTCATCATCATCAAGAAGAACGGTGGTGCGTATGGCATCGGTCTGGACGCCTGCGAGAACTGTGGCGACGCCGGCTATTACGAAAAGGATGGCAAGATCATCTGCAAGAAGTGCGAGGTGGCCATCAACCTGGCGACCATCGGCTTCAAGGGTGGCTGCAACCCGATTCCGTTCCCGTACAAGACCGGCAACGGCAAGATCACCATTCAAACCACCGATCTGGACGCGCTGAGCGCCCACTTCCAGTGA
- a CDS encoding FTR1 family protein, whose protein sequence is MVRRACAQSAELNTIREHDTHVVDSFARAMQVDAAHQQSSPISARAMAAVVFLFALIAATFLPAAVIPQSAFADTPTATMVTAADKTDTSGVEYTTWADVSKAIEAQLQEGAKEYKSGNTAGSTSAFMSAYNTIYIASNFTAVVRDTISSDKQTAQQQAFQDIQNLSYTAGNDDQLTQKIDALSADLDATARQLDANTQLANPKQYAEDLQKQIAKERKELDSKKKRTKNTAKTWKDVADAMLPILDNAYKAYEGGDAAKGATLVNDAYYQHYEKLGFEKTVLSAISGNRVSQVEYQFKLCRSSMNTGKSTSEVKKYVEDLKNMLTTDAAKLDGGAADQEGGFLKFITSSVGQAFLILIREGLEALLVVAAVVAYLVKSGNKRFTKWIYVGVLAGLAGAGVVAIIFMVAFGGSGPLQEIMEGVCALIAMCMLLWTSNWMLNKSSVEAWNRYIKGKTEAAVASVSSQVEAGEKVAFRTVVSLAMLSFLAVFREGAETVIFYQSIYTMSQDTHGMVVGALAAAVVLVIIFLVIRFTSVKIPIGPFFLVTSILMSVLVIVFAGGGVHALIEGDLLPANYLPGMPTNDWLGFYPYVECIIAQVLAAIAVIALFAVGFIKQRKAKAQLAVASDAKASEAVAQA, encoded by the coding sequence ATGGTTCGTCGCGCCTGTGCGCAGTCCGCTGAACTGAACACAATTCGAGAACACGATACGCACGTTGTCGATTCCTTCGCGCGCGCGATGCAGGTGGACGCTGCCCATCAGCAGTCGTCCCCGATTTCGGCGCGTGCAATGGCTGCCGTCGTGTTCCTGTTCGCATTGATTGCCGCGACCTTCCTTCCCGCCGCAGTCATCCCGCAGTCTGCCTTCGCGGATACGCCAACGGCCACGATGGTTACCGCAGCCGATAAGACGGACACCAGCGGCGTTGAGTACACGACCTGGGCCGACGTGTCCAAGGCCATCGAGGCGCAGCTGCAAGAAGGCGCCAAAGAATATAAGTCCGGCAACACTGCCGGCTCCACGTCCGCGTTTATGTCCGCGTACAACACTATCTACATCGCCTCCAACTTCACCGCCGTGGTGCGTGACACCATTAGCTCGGATAAGCAGACCGCCCAGCAGCAGGCTTTCCAAGACATACAGAACCTCTCTTACACGGCCGGCAACGATGATCAGCTCACCCAAAAAATCGACGCCCTGAGCGCCGACCTCGACGCCACTGCCCGGCAGCTCGATGCCAATACCCAGCTCGCTAACCCGAAACAGTATGCCGAAGACCTCCAGAAGCAGATTGCCAAGGAGCGCAAGGAACTCGATTCCAAGAAGAAGCGCACCAAGAACACGGCCAAGACTTGGAAAGACGTCGCAGACGCGATGCTTCCGATTCTGGACAATGCATACAAGGCCTATGAAGGCGGCGACGCTGCCAAGGGCGCCACGCTTGTGAATGACGCCTACTACCAGCACTACGAAAAGCTCGGTTTCGAGAAGACCGTGCTGAGCGCCATCAGTGGCAACCGCGTCTCCCAGGTGGAATACCAGTTCAAGCTGTGCCGCTCCTCGATGAACACCGGCAAGTCGACCTCCGAAGTCAAGAAGTACGTCGAAGACCTGAAGAACATGCTGACCACCGATGCCGCCAAGCTCGACGGTGGCGCTGCCGATCAGGAGGGCGGATTCCTCAAGTTCATCACCAGCTCGGTCGGCCAAGCATTCCTGATTCTTATCCGTGAGGGTCTCGAAGCCCTGCTCGTGGTCGCCGCCGTGGTGGCCTACCTCGTCAAGTCCGGCAACAAGCGCTTCACCAAGTGGATCTACGTGGGCGTGCTCGCCGGTCTGGCCGGCGCAGGCGTGGTGGCAATCATCTTCATGGTCGCGTTCGGTGGCTCCGGCCCGCTGCAGGAGATCATGGAGGGCGTGTGCGCGCTCATCGCCATGTGCATGCTGCTGTGGACCAGCAACTGGATGCTCAACAAGTCCTCGGTCGAGGCCTGGAACCGCTACATCAAGGGAAAGACCGAAGCCGCAGTGGCGTCCGTCTCCTCGCAGGTCGAGGCCGGCGAGAAGGTGGCTTTCCGTACGGTGGTCTCGCTCGCCATGTTGAGCTTCCTCGCCGTGTTCCGCGAGGGCGCCGAAACCGTGATCTTCTACCAGTCCATCTACACGATGAGCCAGGATACGCACGGCATGGTGGTCGGTGCACTCGCCGCCGCCGTGGTTCTCGTGATTATCTTCCTGGTGATTCGCTTCACCTCCGTGAAGATTCCGATTGGCCCGTTCTTCTTGGTCACTTCGATCTTGATGTCCGTGCTGGTGATCGTCTTCGCCGGCGGCGGTGTGCATGCGCTGATCGAGGGTGACCTGCTGCCCGCCAACTACTTGCCGGGCATGCCCACCAACGATTGGCTTGGCTTCTACCCGTACGTTGAATGCATCATCGCTCAGGTGTTGGCGGCCATCGCCGTCATCGCGCTGTTCGCGGTCGGATTCATCAAACAGCGCAAAGCCAAGGCCCAGCTCGCCGTCGCCTCGGATGCGAAGGCCAGCGAGGCTGTCGCTCAGGCGTAA
- a CDS encoding site-specific integrase, with product MSWRSRQRTAATKPLDDQGSTLIKVNPAQFKVPRPATKHVYVIATREQVQALTDAMPPNLALGVLLAGTLGLRQGEVLGLQHRDIELDASPALLHVRRSAKEVSENGHKVSILGETKTPSSKRDIEVSAPLAGKIREHLATYVDKKPTALLFTGVRTRGTIGDYD from the coding sequence GTGTCATGGCGAAGCCGACAAAGAACCGCCGCCACAAAGCCGCTGGACGATCAGGGCTCGACGCTCATCAAGGTGAACCCGGCGCAGTTCAAGGTGCCGCGCCCGGCGACGAAGCATGTGTATGTGATAGCCACCCGCGAGCAGGTTCAGGCGCTCACCGACGCCATGCCGCCCAATCTCGCCCTTGGCGTCCTGCTGGCCGGCACGCTGGGTTTGCGTCAAGGCGAGGTGCTTGGCTTGCAACATCGTGATATAGAGCTGGATGCAAGCCCTGCGCTGTTGCATGTGCGCCGTAGCGCCAAGGAAGTCAGCGAGAACGGGCACAAGGTGTCAATCCTCGGGGAGACGAAAACGCCCAGTAGCAAGCGCGATATCGAAGTGTCCGCGCCCTTGGCCGGCAAGATTCGAGAACATCTCGCCACCTATGTGGACAAGAAACCGACCGCACTGCTGTTCACCGGCGTCCGCACTCGCGGCACAATAGGGGATTATGACTGA
- a CDS encoding ABC transporter permease, with the protein MFFLRMIARSFTRQLRRRLLIALTVCLSATVSVSMLGVVFDVGDKLNAELSTYGSNITVQPKADAVVSDLYNTEAGGVASTSDPTAFLKESDAAKIKTIFWAFNITNFAPQLNIHATVNGTNASIVGTWFNKNLKLSTGETTVVGVEGMRSWWQLDGKWPKDDSDQGIIGKTLATELGVTTGDTVTLNKTTASGKKNEQKITLTGVYDSGDEDNGSLYIASSIAQVLADLPDSVDKIEVKALTTPENDLARKAAQNPSVLSQDEWETWYCTAYPSSIAYQIEEVIPGAVAKQVRQVAALQGNVLQKTQAVMILMTVLSLIAATVAVANLMVASIGERSGELALLKALGATDAAVSRLMMAETATISLLGAIVGALLGSGVAQLIGQVVFSSGITMRPMVFVLVFVLLAVTVLLASASSIRSILNLKPAEVLHGR; encoded by the coding sequence ATGTTCTTTCTGCGTATGATCGCTCGATCGTTCACCCGCCAGCTGCGCCGGCGCCTGCTCATCGCGCTTACCGTATGTCTTTCGGCGACGGTGTCTGTGTCGATGCTGGGCGTCGTGTTCGACGTGGGCGACAAGCTCAACGCCGAGCTGTCCACCTACGGTTCGAACATCACCGTGCAGCCCAAGGCGGATGCGGTCGTCTCCGACCTGTACAACACCGAGGCAGGCGGTGTGGCGTCCACTAGCGATCCGACCGCCTTTCTGAAGGAATCGGACGCGGCCAAGATCAAAACAATTTTCTGGGCGTTCAACATCACCAACTTCGCGCCGCAGCTCAACATTCACGCCACCGTAAACGGCACCAATGCGTCGATCGTCGGCACCTGGTTCAACAAGAACCTGAAGCTCTCCACCGGCGAGACCACCGTGGTGGGCGTCGAGGGCATGCGTTCGTGGTGGCAGCTTGACGGCAAGTGGCCCAAGGACGATTCCGACCAGGGCATTATCGGCAAGACGCTGGCCACCGAACTCGGCGTAACAACCGGCGACACCGTGACCCTCAACAAAACCACCGCCTCGGGCAAGAAGAACGAGCAGAAAATCACGCTCACCGGCGTCTACGATTCCGGTGACGAGGATAACGGCTCGCTATACATCGCATCCTCCATCGCTCAGGTGCTGGCCGATTTGCCCGATTCGGTGGACAAGATCGAGGTCAAGGCCCTGACCACGCCGGAGAACGACCTGGCCCGTAAAGCCGCGCAGAACCCGTCCGTGCTGAGCCAGGACGAGTGGGAGACCTGGTACTGCACCGCCTACCCAAGCTCAATCGCCTACCAAATTGAAGAGGTGATTCCGGGCGCTGTGGCCAAGCAGGTGCGTCAGGTGGCCGCTTTGCAGGGCAATGTGCTGCAAAAGACGCAGGCCGTGATGATTTTGATGACCGTGCTGAGTCTGATTGCCGCCACCGTGGCCGTGGCCAACCTGATGGTCGCCTCGATCGGCGAACGGTCCGGTGAGCTGGCGTTGCTCAAGGCGCTCGGTGCCACCGATGCCGCAGTGTCCCGCCTGATGATGGCTGAAACGGCGACGATTTCGTTGCTGGGCGCGATTGTGGGTGCGCTGCTTGGTTCGGGTGTGGCGCAGCTGATTGGGCAGGTGGTGTTCAGCTCCGGCATCACCATGCGGCCCATGGTGTTCGTGCTGGTGTTCGTGCTGCTGGCCGTCACCGTGCTGTTGGCATCCGCCTCTTCGATTCGTTCGATTCTGAACCTCAAGCCCGCGGAGGTGCTCCATGGCCGCTGA